A stretch of DNA from Hoeflea ulvae:
ACCTGCCGATCACCATGGCGGCCTATGAAGCCACCAAGGCCTCCGGCTTCTACGACGAGAACCCCGGCACCGACATCTCGATCATCCAGATGACCGGCAAGGAGCCGACCGGCAACTCCAAGGGACTGCGCCTGGGCAATTTCGACCAGATCCGCGGCATCATCGATGAGGAACTCGAAGGTGTCTGGAACGGCGCGAAATCCGCCAAGGACGCGCTCGACTCGGCCGTCTCCCGCGGTGACGAATTGCTGCGTCGCTTCGAGCAGGCCAACCGCTAACTGCACTGATCCGGCGGCGCCCTTGCGGCTCCGCCGGTTTTCTCTTCCCGGTTGGTGATCCATGGAAAAACGCGTCGTCTTTAACAACCGCTGGCTGCCCTATCTGCTGGTCGCGCCGCAGTTGCTTGTCACCTTCGTGTTCTTCTTCTGGCCGGCAGGCCAGGCGATCTACCAGTCCGCCTTCATCCCCGATCCCTTCGGGCTCAAGACCCAGTTCGTCGGACTTGGCAATTTCGAATATCTCTTCGGCAACCGCTATTATCGCGAATCCTTCCTCACCACCGCGGTCTTCTCCGTGCTGGTGACCGTGTCCTCAATGTCGTTTGCCCTGTGGCTGGCGGTGCTGGCCGATCGCGTCATCAAGGGCTCGAGCGCTTACCGGACCCTGCTGATCTGGCCCTATGCGGTCGCGCCGGCCATTGCCGGGGTGCTGTGGCTGTTCATGTTCAATCCCTTCACCGGCATCATCGCCTGGATGCTGGCCCAGCTCGGCTACACCTGGAACCACACGCTCGATGGCGGCCAGGCCATGGCGCTGGTGGTGGCGGCCTCGGCCTGGAAGCAGATCAGCTACAATTTCCTGTTCTTTCTCGCCGGCCTGCAGGCGATCCCGAAAAGTGTCATCGAGGCCGCGGCGATCGACGGCGCCAGCTTTGCCCGCCGGTTCTGGACCATCATCTTTCCGCTGCTGTCACCGACGACATTCTTCCTGCTGGTGGTCAATGTCATCTACGCCTTCTTCGACACGTTCGGCGTGATCCACACCATCACGCAAGGCGGACCTCAGCAATCCACCACTATCCTTGTCTACAAGGTCTTTGCTGACGGCTTTGTCGGACAGGATCTCGGATCTTCGGCGGCGCAATCGGTGGTTCTGCTGGTGCTGGTCGGCATCCTCACGGTGGTCCAGTTCCGCTTCATTGAAAGACGGGTGCACTACTGATGAGCGGCATGGTCGAAAAACGCGGGATCGGAACCTGGCTCACCCATGCCGGGCTGATCATCGGCATTGCGGTGATCTGCTTTCCGATCTGGATCGCCTTCGTTGCCTCCACCGTCACCCAGGAAGATCTGATCCGGCCGCCGATGCCGCTGCTGCCCGGGCCGCATTTCTTCGACAACTATCTCGAGGCGCTGCTGACCGGTGGCGTAGCACCCGTGTGGCAGATGCTGCTCAACTCGCTGGTCATGGCGCTCGGCATCACCATCGGCAAGATCATCATCTCGCTGCTGTCGGCCTATGCCATCGTCTATTTCAAGTTCCGCTTCCGGATGCTGTTCTTCTGGCTGATCTTCATGACGCTGATGCTCCCGGTCGAGGTCCGCATCGTGCCGACCTATGAGGTGGTCGCCAGCCTCGGTCTGCTCAACTCCTACACCGGCCTGATCCTGCCCCTGATCGCTTCGGCGACCGCGACCTTCCTGTTCCGGCAATTGTTCATGACCATTCCCGACGAGCTGACCGAGGCCGCCCGCGTCGACGGCGCCGGCCCGATCCGCTTTTTCTTCGATATCCTGCTGCCGATGTCGCGCACCAATATCGCAGCCCTCTTCGTCATCCTGTTCATCTATGGCTGGAACCAGTATCTCTGGCCATTGCTGATCACCACCGATCCCTCGATGAACACCGTGATCATGGGCATCAAGCAGATGCTGCCGACCGGCGACCAGACCGTCGAATGGCCGGTGATCATGGCAACCGCCATGCTGGCCATGCTGCCGCCGGTTCTGGTGGTCATCGGCATGCAGAAACTCTTCGTCAAGGGCTTGGTCGAAAGCGAGAAATGAATTCAAATGGCTGAAATCAAACTTGAAGCGATCAAGAAAAGCTACGGACGCACCGAGGTCATTCACGGCATCGACGCCGAGATCCATGATGGCGAATTCATCGTCATCGTCGGCCCTTCGGGCTGCGGCAAGTCCACGCTGCTGCGCATGGTTGCCGGACTTGAAACCATCACCTCGGGCGAGATCCATATCGGCGACCGCGTCGTCAACGATCTGGAACCGCGCGAGCGCGACATCGCCATGGTGTTCCAGAACTATGCGCTCTATCCGCATATGAGCGTCTTCGACAACATGGCCTATGGCCTCAAGATCGCCAATGTGCCGAAAGCCGAGATACTTGCGCGGGTCAATGAGGCCGCACGCATGCTCGAACTCGAGCCCTATCTCGATCGCAAGCCCAGGGCACTCTCCGGCGGCCAGCGCCAGCGCGTCGCCATGGGCCGCGCCATTGTCCGCAAGCCTGCCGTCTTCCTGTTTGACGAACCGCTTTCCAATCTCGACGCCAAGCTGCGCGTGCAGATGCGTCTGGAGATCAAGGCGTTGCAACGCAAACTTGGCGTGACAGCAATGTATGTCACCCACGACCAGGTCGAGGCGATGACCTTGGCCGACCGCATGATCGTCATGAATGCCGGTGTTGCCGAACAGGTTGGCGCGCCGCTGGACGTCTATGCCAATCCGGCCACTTTGTTTGTCGCCGGCTTCATTGGCTCACCGCCGATGAATGTGATCAGCCATGACATCCGGCCAGGCGCCGCCCCGCTTGATCCCGGCGCGGTCATCGGCATAAGGCCCGAACATATCGATCTGGTTGCCCCCGGCGCCGGCCTGATCGATTTCGATGTCGCCTTCTGCGAGCCGCTGGGTGCGGAAACGCTGGTGCACGGCGTCACCGCCGCGGGCGACAAGCTGGTGGTCCGCATTGACGGCGAGACGAATCTCCCCGCCGATGGCACCCGCATCGGTCTGGCAATCGATCCGGCGCGCATTCTCGCCTTTGACGCAACCGGCCGCCGCACCGAACGCTGAGCCTTGTCCCCGGTCTTGCTCAGTCCATATGGGCTGCAGCCGGGGCAGCCACGGCTGCCTTTGGCTTGCGCAGCATCATTGCCAGCGGAATGGCAAACAGCGTCACCATCATCATCAGCTTGAAATCATTGTTGTAGGAAATCATCAGCGCCTGCTGGTTGACCATGCCGTCCAGCATTTGCAACGTCGCCGGATCGCGCGCCGACCCCGGCAGCAGGGCCTGCAACACCGGATTGAACGGCGTGATGAAGCTGCTCAACTCCGCATGATTGATCTGGATGCTGCGGGTCAGATACAGCGTCACCACCGAAATGCCGATGGATGAGCCGAGATTGCGCACCAGGCTGAACAGGCTCGCGGCATCGGTGCGGAAGCGCGCGTCCAGCGTTGCAAAGGCAACTGTCGACAACGGCACGAACACCAGACCCAGTCCCAGTCCCTGGATGACGCCGGTCGAGATCACCGGGAAACTGTCCATCTGCGGCGAAAACCCGGTCATCATGTAGAGCGATGCCGAGGTCAGCAGCAGCCCGGCGATGACCAGGTAGCGCGCATCGACAATGCGCACCAGCCGGCCGACGATCAGCATCGAGATCATCGTGCCAATGCCGCGCGGCGCCATCACCAGTCCGGTGGTGATCGTCGAATAGCCAAAGACCCGCGACAGCATCGGCGGCAGCAGCGCCAGGCTCGCCAGCAGCACGATGCCGACAATGAAGATCAGCACCAGGCCCATGACGAAATTGCGGTCGGCAAAGATCTTGGGATCGACAAAGGGCTCCTTCGCCGTCGCCAGATGCACGGTGAACACCCAGATGCCGGTGATGGCCAATGACAGCTCGATCCAGATTTCCCAGGCCGAGAACCAGTCGACTTCGCCACCGCGGTCGAGCATCAGCTGCAGGGAGCCGACGCCGAGCGAGAGCATGGCAAAGCCGAAGAAATCGAACCGCCGCACCCGTTTGGCAATCTCCGGCAGATAGGCAGCGCAACCCATGAAGGCGATGATGCCGACCGGCAGGTTGATGAAGAACACCCAGCGCCAGTTCAGTGTTTCGGTGAGCCACCCGCCGAGCGTCGGGCCGATAATCGGGCCCACCATGATGCCAGCGCCCCAGATCGCCATGGCCTGGCCGTGGCGCTCTTTCGGGTTGATGTCGAGCAGGAAGGTCTGCGACAGCGGCACGATGGCCGCACCGAACAGGCCTTGCAGGATCCGGAACAGCACCAT
This window harbors:
- the ugpA gene encoding sn-glycerol-3-phosphate ABC transporter permease UgpA, whose product is MEKRVVFNNRWLPYLLVAPQLLVTFVFFFWPAGQAIYQSAFIPDPFGLKTQFVGLGNFEYLFGNRYYRESFLTTAVFSVLVTVSSMSFALWLAVLADRVIKGSSAYRTLLIWPYAVAPAIAGVLWLFMFNPFTGIIAWMLAQLGYTWNHTLDGGQAMALVVAASAWKQISYNFLFFLAGLQAIPKSVIEAAAIDGASFARRFWTIIFPLLSPTTFFLLVVNVIYAFFDTFGVIHTITQGGPQQSTTILVYKVFADGFVGQDLGSSAAQSVVLLVLVGILTVVQFRFIERRVHY
- the ugpE gene encoding sn-glycerol-3-phosphate ABC transporter permease UgpE, whose amino-acid sequence is MVEKRGIGTWLTHAGLIIGIAVICFPIWIAFVASTVTQEDLIRPPMPLLPGPHFFDNYLEALLTGGVAPVWQMLLNSLVMALGITIGKIIISLLSAYAIVYFKFRFRMLFFWLIFMTLMLPVEVRIVPTYEVVASLGLLNSYTGLILPLIASATATFLFRQLFMTIPDELTEAARVDGAGPIRFFFDILLPMSRTNIAALFVILFIYGWNQYLWPLLITTDPSMNTVIMGIKQMLPTGDQTVEWPVIMATAMLAMLPPVLVVIGMQKLFVKGLVESEK
- a CDS encoding sn-glycerol-3-phosphate import ATP-binding protein UgpC, translated to MAEIKLEAIKKSYGRTEVIHGIDAEIHDGEFIVIVGPSGCGKSTLLRMVAGLETITSGEIHIGDRVVNDLEPRERDIAMVFQNYALYPHMSVFDNMAYGLKIANVPKAEILARVNEAARMLELEPYLDRKPRALSGGQRQRVAMGRAIVRKPAVFLFDEPLSNLDAKLRVQMRLEIKALQRKLGVTAMYVTHDQVEAMTLADRMIVMNAGVAEQVGAPLDVYANPATLFVAGFIGSPPMNVISHDIRPGAAPLDPGAVIGIRPEHIDLVAPGAGLIDFDVAFCEPLGAETLVHGVTAAGDKLVVRIDGETNLPADGTRIGLAIDPARILAFDATGRRTER
- a CDS encoding DHA2 family efflux MFS transporter permease subunit; the encoded protein is MSTTDERGHIVPHRGLITVSIMLATIMQVLDTTIANVALPSMTGDLDASQDTITWVLTSYIVAAAIMTPVTGWLADRVGRRQLFLITIVGFTVTSMACGLAPSLETMVLFRILQGLFGAAIVPLSQTFLLDINPKERHGQAMAIWGAGIMVGPIIGPTLGGWLTETLNWRWVFFINLPVGIIAFMGCAAYLPEIAKRVRRFDFFGFAMLSLGVGSLQLMLDRGGEVDWFSAWEIWIELSLAITGIWVFTVHLATAKEPFVDPKIFADRNFVMGLVLIFIVGIVLLASLALLPPMLSRVFGYSTITTGLVMAPRGIGTMISMLIVGRLVRIVDARYLVIAGLLLTSASLYMMTGFSPQMDSFPVISTGVIQGLGLGLVFVPLSTVAFATLDARFRTDAASLFSLVRNLGSSIGISVVTLYLTRSIQINHAELSSFITPFNPVLQALLPGSARDPATLQMLDGMVNQQALMISYNNDFKLMMMVTLFAIPLAMMLRKPKAAVAAPAAAHMD